One window from the genome of Dermacentor silvarum isolate Dsil-2018 chromosome 5, BIME_Dsil_1.4, whole genome shotgun sequence encodes:
- the LOC119453165 gene encoding ADP-ribosylation factor-like protein 4C, producing the protein MGSAMGKGAASLLDSLPPNQSLHVVMLGLDSAGKTTALYRLKFDQYLNTVPTIGFNCEKIKGTSGRAKGTSFLIWDVGGQDKLRPLWRSYTRCTDGVVFVLDSVDEERMEEARLELQRVARENPGVPLLVLANKQDLPGAKEPRVIERLLGLHELSASHLWHVQPACAIIGEGLDDGLERLYDMIVRRRRLAKQAKRKPRS; encoded by the coding sequence ATGGGCTCGGCCATGGGCAAGGGCGCCGCCTCGCTGCTGGACAGCCTGCCGCCCAACCAGTCGCTTCACGTCGTGATGCTGGGCCTCGACTCCGCGGGCAAGACCACCGCTCTGTACAGGCTCAAGTTCGACCAGTATCTCAACACGGTGCCCACGATAGGATTCAACTGCGAGAAGATCAAAGGAACCTCGGGACGCGCCAAGGGCACCAGCTTCCTCATCTGGGACGTGGGAGGTCAGGACAAACTGCGCCCGCTCTGGCGCTCCTACACCCGCTGCACCGACGGCGTCGTGTTCGTGCTCGACTCGGTCGACGAGGAGCGCATGGAAGAAGCGCGCCTCGAGTTGCAGCGCGTGGCGCGCGAGAACCCGGGCGTGCCCCTCCTAGTGCTAGCCAACAAGCAGGACCTGCCCGGTGCCAAGGAGCCGCGCGTCATTGAGCGATTGCTCGGCCTGCACGAACTGTCGGCCAGTCACTTGTGGCACGTACAGCCGGCCTGCGCCATCATCGGCGAAGGACTGGACGACGGCCTCGAACGGCTCTACGACATGATCGTGCGTCGGCGCCGCCTCGCCAAGCAGGCAAAGCGCAAGCCGCGGTCCTAA